One region of Vigna angularis cultivar LongXiaoDou No.4 chromosome 10, ASM1680809v1, whole genome shotgun sequence genomic DNA includes:
- the LOC108335916 gene encoding uncharacterized protein LOC108335916 has translation MPQDITYQHPLFGGKISCTFPNRFQDVSDIREVPDHQEVFADPNRDESLIIELLEFRPDVADDESAVWFLHDLASEQDAEGTLVVEQSGVLEAPGLTYYNTPAVVTTAVGQMAISKGRQGREAQNIVKVYLANLRLKEVDTDVLITAYEPIVINPLSESADTVGAGVAVPAAQVGCTPMDEVFKLAVTSFRVLDWSLF, from the exons ATGCCACAAGATATAACTTACCAACACCCTTTGTTTGGTGGCAAAATATCTTGCACGTTCCCCAACAGGTTCCAG GATGTCAGCGACATTCGAGAAGTCCCTGATCATCAG GAGGTGTTCGCCGACCCGAACCGAGACGAAAGCTTGATCATTGAGCTTTTAGAATTCAGGCCTGACGTTGCTGATGATGAGAGTGCTGTATGGTTTCTTCACGACCTTGCCAGTGAACAGGATGCTGAAGGAACTCTG GTTGTTGAGCAGTCAGGAGTTCTGGAAGCACCTGGTTTGACGTACTACAATACTCCTGCAGTTGTAACAACTGCAGTGGGTCAGATG GCAATTTCCAAAGGTCGGCAAGGAAGGGAAGCACAAAATATTGTGAAA gTTTATTTGGCAAATTTGCGTCTTAAAGAAGTTGATACCGACGTTCTAATCACTGCATACGAGCCAATTGTTATAAA TCCTTTGAGCGAAAGCGCAGACACAGTTGGTGCTGGTGTAGCCGTTCCAGCTGCTCAAGTTGGATGTACGCCCATGGATGAGGTCTTTAAACTGGCTGTTACAAGCTTCAGGGTTCTTGACTGGAGTCTTTTTTGA
- the LOC108336059 gene encoding peroxisomal adenine nucleotide carrier 1 — translation MNVDLESLAEATSGAIGSLISTTILYPLDTCKTKYQADARSHGRTRYRNLTDVLLEAISNGQVLSLYQGLGTKNLQSFISQFVYFYGYSYFKRLYLDKSGYKSIGTKANLVIAAAAGACTAIATQPLDTASSRMQTSAFGKSKGLLKTLTEGTWSDAFDGLSISLLLTSNPAIQYTVFDQLKQRALKNKQSKAEKGSSPESLSAFMAFLLGAISKSIATCLTYPAIRCKVIIQAADSDEANSKNKIKSQKTVSSVLYGIWKREGIVGYFKGLEAQILKTVLSSALLLMIKEKISATTWVLILALKRYLLLPAKS, via the exons ATGAACGTGGATCTGGAGTCATTAGCAGAGGCCACTTCTGGGGCCATAGGGTCACTCATCAGCACCACTATTCTCTACCCACTTGACACCTGCAAGACCAAGTACCAAGCCGATGCTCGTTCCCATGGTCGCACAAGATACAG GAATCTCACTGATGTATTATTGGAGGCAATATCTAACGGTCAGGTGCTTTCACTTTACCAGGGCCTTGGAACAAAGAATCTTCAATCCTTCATTTCGCAGTTTGTCTACTTCTATGGATACAGTTATTTTAAAAGACTATATCTAGATAAAAGTGGTTATAAATCCATTGGAACGAAAGCAAACTTAGTTATCGCTGCTGCAGCTGGGGCTTGCACTGCCATTGCGACTCAG CCCCTGGACACAGCCTCCTCTAGGATGCAGACAAGTGCATTTGGAAAGTCTAAAGGGCTACTGAAAACCCTTACCGAAGGAACTTGGAGTGACGCATTTGATGGCCTCAGTATTTCCTTGCTGTTGACATCAAACCCTGCAATTCAG TATACCGTGTTTGATCAGCTGAAACAGCGAGCACTGAAGAATAAACAAAGTAAAGCTGAAAAAGGATCATCTCCTGAATCCCTTTCTGCATTTATGGCCTTTCTTTTAGGTGCAATTTCAAAGAGCATTGCTACATGTCTTACATATCCAGCTATCAG GTGCAAAGTCATCATTCAAGCTGCTGACTCAGATGAAGCAAACTccaaaaataagataaaatcaCAGAAAACAGTGTCTAGTGTTCTCTATGGAATATGGAAAAGGGAGGGGATAGTGGGATATTTTAAAGGATTGGAAGCTCAGATCTTAAAAACTGTTTTGAGCTCAGCACTGCTCTTAATGATCAAGGAGAAGATCTCAGCTACTACTTGGGTGCTTATCCTTGCACTTAAAAGGTACCTATTACTTCCAGCAAAAAGTTAA